In a genomic window of bacterium:
- the surE gene encoding 5'/3'-nucleotidase SurE, with protein MLKTGSKPLILLTNDDGVEAQGIKDLHAGLKGLGRVWVIAPAVNQSAASHSFTLRKPIKVWRLRPHWLAVHGTPTDCVLVSHHGILKREIDLVFSGINDSPNLGDDVLYSGTVAAAIEGTMLGMPSVAVSYLKTGENRDTTIRFLRRLVPLLLDGILPTKTLLNVNIPAGEVKGVKVTRLGKRIYKDMAIKGTLPDGGISWTIDGELAFEGSEGTDFEAVYSGYISVTPLHLDMTHHAEIERLQKAFEGLSLKG; from the coding sequence ATGCTCAAGACCGGTTCCAAGCCCCTGATTCTCCTGACCAACGACGACGGCGTCGAGGCCCAGGGCATCAAAGACCTGCACGCCGGGCTGAAGGGCCTGGGCAGGGTCTGGGTCATCGCGCCGGCCGTGAACCAGTCCGCTGCCAGCCATTCGTTCACCCTGCGCAAGCCCATCAAGGTCTGGCGCCTGCGGCCGCACTGGCTCGCGGTCCACGGCACGCCGACCGACTGCGTGCTCGTCTCGCACCACGGCATCCTGAAACGCGAAATCGACCTCGTCTTCTCCGGCATCAACGACAGCCCCAACCTCGGCGACGACGTGCTCTACTCCGGGACGGTCGCCGCCGCAATCGAAGGCACGATGCTCGGCATGCCCTCGGTCGCAGTCTCCTACCTCAAGACCGGAGAGAACCGCGACACCACCATCCGGTTCCTGCGCCGGCTCGTGCCCCTGCTGCTCGACGGCATCCTGCCGACCAAGACGCTCCTGAACGTCAACATCCCGGCCGGCGAGGTCAAAGGCGTGAAGGTCACCCGGCTGGGCAAGCGCATCTACAAAGACATGGCAATCAAAGGCACCCTGCCGGACGGCGGCATCTCGTGGACGATTGACGGCGAATTGGCGTTCGAGGGGAGCGAGGGCACGGACTTCGAGGCGGTCTATTCGGGATACATCTCGGTCACGCCGCTCCACCTGGACATGACGCACCACGCCGAGATCGAACGCTTGCAGAAGGCGTTCGAAGGACTGAGCCTGAAAGGATGA
- the kbl gene encoding glycine C-acetyltransferase, which produces MAYGKMKEFLQTELKGVREAGLYKEERYIYGPQGADIHVEFPTGAPQKEVLNFCANNYLGLSSHPETVKSAHKALDDWGYGMSSVRFICGTQDIHRQLETKIAAFLGLDDAILYSSCFDANGGLFEALFKEEDVIMTDALNHASVIDGIRLSKAKRFIIKHMDLADLEEKLKSEEVQKARFRVFATDGAFSMDGDVALLPQICDLCEKYDTLVMVDDSHSTGFMGKHGKGTHEHCGVMGRVDIITSTMGKALGGASGGFTASRKEIVELLRQRSRPYLFSNTLPPVIAASAVTIIDLLSKSTERRDKLERNTMHFRKAMTDAGFDIRPGVHPIVPIMLYNAKLAQDFARDMYAEGIYVIGFFYPVVGKGLARIRVQLSAGHETEHIDKAVAAFTKIGKKYDILHKTKDEVIAKYGL; this is translated from the coding sequence ATGGCCTACGGCAAAATGAAGGAGTTCCTGCAGACCGAACTAAAAGGCGTTCGCGAAGCAGGTCTCTACAAAGAGGAAAGGTACATCTACGGACCGCAGGGTGCCGACATCCACGTCGAGTTCCCGACCGGCGCGCCCCAGAAGGAGGTCCTGAACTTCTGCGCCAACAACTACCTCGGGCTTTCAAGCCATCCCGAGACAGTCAAGTCCGCGCACAAGGCGCTCGACGACTGGGGCTACGGCATGTCGTCGGTGCGGTTCATCTGCGGCACCCAGGACATCCACCGCCAGCTCGAGACGAAGATCGCAGCCTTCCTCGGGCTCGACGACGCGATTCTCTACTCGTCGTGCTTCGATGCCAACGGCGGCCTGTTCGAGGCCCTGTTCAAGGAAGAGGATGTAATCATGACCGATGCGCTCAACCACGCATCGGTGATTGACGGCATCAGGCTCTCCAAGGCGAAGAGGTTCATCATCAAGCACATGGACCTCGCCGACCTCGAAGAGAAGCTGAAGTCGGAAGAGGTGCAGAAGGCCCGGTTCCGCGTCTTCGCGACCGACGGCGCGTTCTCGATGGACGGCGACGTCGCCCTGCTCCCCCAGATCTGCGACCTGTGCGAGAAGTACGACACCCTGGTAATGGTCGACGATTCGCACTCGACCGGGTTCATGGGCAAGCACGGCAAGGGCACGCACGAGCACTGCGGCGTGATGGGCCGCGTGGACATCATCACCAGCACCATGGGTAAGGCGCTCGGCGGCGCGTCCGGCGGGTTCACCGCCTCCCGCAAGGAGATAGTCGAACTGCTCCGCCAGCGTTCCCGGCCCTACCTCTTCTCCAACACGCTGCCGCCGGTAATCGCCGCCTCGGCCGTGACCATCATCGACCTCCTGTCCAAGTCCACCGAGCGGCGCGACAAGCTCGAGCGCAACACCATGCACTTCCGCAAGGCGATGACCGACGCCGGGTTCGACATCCGGCCGGGCGTGCATCCCATCGTGCCGATCATGCTCTACAACGCCAAGCTGGCCCAGGACTTCGCCCGCGACATGTATGCCGAAGGCATCTACGTCATCGGGTTCTTCTACCCGGTGGTGGGCAAGGGCCTCGCCCGTATCCGCGTTCAGCTTTCGGCCGGACACGAGACGGAGCACATCGACAAGGCCGTTGCCGCCTTCACCAAGATCGGCAAGAAGTACGACATCCTGCACAAGACCAAGGACGAGGTAATCGCCAAGTACGGCCTGTAA
- a CDS encoding HDIG domain-containing protein, whose product MTRTEAYDLVTSMVTNRNLLKHMLATEACLRGLARKLGEDEEKWGLAGLLHDVDYDQTKDDTSKHGYVGAEILAQKGVEPDIIQAVKAHVCAVPIQSRLDRALYASDPITGLIVAAALMHPTKKLANVDADFILRRYKEKKFAAGANREQIATCSELGLSLEDFTTICVAAMQGIAPDLGL is encoded by the coding sequence ATGACACGAACTGAAGCTTACGACCTCGTGACGTCGATGGTCACGAACCGGAATCTCCTGAAGCACATGCTCGCTACCGAAGCGTGCCTGCGCGGGCTCGCCCGCAAACTCGGCGAGGACGAAGAAAAGTGGGGACTCGCCGGTCTGCTCCACGACGTGGACTATGACCAGACGAAGGATGATACGTCCAAGCACGGGTACGTAGGCGCTGAGATTCTGGCCCAGAAGGGCGTGGAACCGGACATCATCCAGGCCGTGAAGGCGCATGTCTGCGCCGTGCCGATTCAATCAAGACTCGACCGCGCGCTCTATGCCTCTGACCCTATCACCGGACTCATTGTCGCCGCCGCGCTGATGCACCCGACGAAGAAGCTTGCGAACGTGGACGCCGATTTCATCCTGCGCCGGTACAAAGAGAAGAAGTTCGCGGCCGGGGCCAACCGCGAACAGATTGCCACCTGCTCCGAGCTCGGGCTGTCGCTGGAAGACTTCACGACCATTTGCGTCGCCGCAATGCAGGGCATCGCCCCTGACCTGGGACTCTAG
- a CDS encoding glycine--tRNA ligase subunit alpha: MSDPLCLQDIVARLQGYWAARGCAVVAPYNSEVGAGTFNPATFIRVLDSRPWNVVYIEPSKRPRDGRYAQNPLRVQQFWQLQAVLKPAPADVQDLYLRSLEAIGIDLKKNDIRFTEDDWESPTLGAWGLGWQVELNGIEISQFTYFQQCGSIDLKVIPVELTYGLERIAMFVQNVDSIFNVKWNDTLTWGDVYRQNEEEFSKFNFEEADVPLYREMFDKFESEAQRLLKLGLVYPGYDHVIKCSHFFNLLEARGAISVSERQNYIARVRRLARLTATTYLAKVEPEPKPA; the protein is encoded by the coding sequence GTGTCAGACCCGCTCTGCCTGCAGGATATCGTTGCCCGGCTCCAAGGCTACTGGGCCGCGCGCGGCTGCGCGGTCGTGGCGCCCTACAATTCCGAAGTCGGCGCGGGCACGTTCAACCCGGCCACGTTCATCCGCGTGCTGGATTCCAGACCCTGGAACGTCGTCTACATCGAACCGTCCAAGCGACCGCGCGACGGCCGCTACGCCCAGAACCCGCTACGGGTCCAGCAGTTCTGGCAACTCCAGGCCGTCCTCAAGCCCGCGCCCGCTGACGTCCAAGACCTGTACCTCAGAAGCCTCGAGGCCATCGGCATCGACCTGAAGAAGAACGACATTCGGTTTACGGAGGACGACTGGGAGTCGCCGACCCTTGGCGCGTGGGGACTCGGCTGGCAGGTCGAACTCAACGGCATCGAAATCAGCCAGTTCACCTACTTCCAGCAGTGCGGCTCGATTGACCTGAAGGTCATCCCGGTCGAGCTTACCTACGGGCTCGAACGCATCGCCATGTTCGTGCAGAACGTTGACTCCATCTTCAACGTGAAGTGGAACGACACGCTGACCTGGGGCGATGTCTACCGCCAGAACGAAGAGGAATTCTCCAAGTTCAACTTCGAGGAAGCCGACGTCCCGCTCTACCGCGAGATGTTCGACAAGTTCGAATCAGAAGCCCAGCGCCTGCTCAAGCTTGGCCTCGTCTATCCAGGCTACGACCATGTCATCAAGTGCTCGCACTTCTTCAACCTGCTCGAGGCGCGCGGCGCCATCAGCGTCTCCGAGCGCCAGAATTACATCGCCCGTGTCCGCCGCCTCGCCCGCCTGACCGCAACTACCTACCTCGCCAAGGTCGAACCGGAACCGAAGCCGGCCTGA
- a CDS encoding DUF2283 domain-containing protein, producing the protein MKVKYFQDTDTLLVDFSDRKIVETHDLNENVLVELDDAGRVVSMTIEHAKQQTDVAEFSYRLAGIEQEPDALAVCDRPARKGRNR; encoded by the coding sequence ATGAAGGTAAAGTACTTTCAGGACACCGACACCCTGTTGGTTGACTTCAGTGACAGAAAGATCGTTGAGACACACGACCTGAACGAGAACGTTCTGGTCGAACTCGACGATGCCGGCCGCGTGGTCAGCATGACGATTGAGCACGCCAAGCAGCAGACTGACGTCGCCGAGTTCTCGTACCGACTTGCCGGCATTGAGCAAGAACCCGACGCGCTGGCCGTCTGCGACCGACCGGCCCGCAAGGGCCGAAACCGCTGA
- the rpiB gene encoding ribose 5-phosphate isomerase B, with amino-acid sequence MKVALGADHRGFRLKEELKRWLAARGVDVVDYGPASPDRVDYPDYAFKVARAVARRRADRGILICSTGIGMSIAANKVRGVRAALVDSVRLARLSREHNESNVLCMGADVISGEEARRITRTWLATEFAGGRHARRVRKLGRVGRV; translated from the coding sequence GTGAAGGTCGCGCTCGGCGCGGACCACCGCGGCTTCCGGCTCAAGGAGGAACTGAAGCGCTGGCTGGCCGCGCGCGGCGTTGACGTCGTCGACTACGGACCGGCCAGCCCGGACCGCGTCGACTACCCGGACTACGCTTTCAAGGTCGCCCGTGCCGTGGCACGGCGCCGGGCCGACCGCGGCATCCTGATATGTTCAACCGGGATCGGTATGTCCATTGCCGCGAACAAGGTGCGTGGCGTGCGCGCTGCCTTGGTCGACAGTGTACGGCTCGCGCGGTTGTCGCGCGAACACAACGAATCGAACGTGCTCTGCATGGGCGCCGACGTCATCTCCGGCGAGGAGGCGCGGCGGATTACGCGGACGTGGCTCGCGACCGAGTTCGCCGGGGGCCGACACGCGCGGCGCGTCCGTAAGTTGGGACGGGTTGGTCGAGTCTGA
- the deoC gene encoding deoxyribose-phosphate aldolase, with the protein MGIARLIDHTLLKPEVVPAQVEQLCAEAAEYGFAAVCVNSCYVPLCRRRLEGTNVRVCTVVAFPLGAMLREAKAAEAAAAVNLGADELDMVMNIGWLKAGADEMVVSDIHRVLDAAQNRPVKVIIETGLLTEEEKARATRLVVESGASFVKTSTGFSTGGATVEDVLLLARTAAGRIGVKAAGGIRDYATALKMIEAGATRIGTSSGVAIVNEERNQGLKEPGAKGEASA; encoded by the coding sequence ATGGGGATTGCCCGGCTGATTGACCATACGCTGCTCAAACCCGAGGTAGTGCCGGCGCAGGTTGAACAGCTATGCGCGGAGGCGGCTGAGTACGGGTTCGCCGCCGTCTGCGTCAATTCGTGTTACGTCCCGCTGTGCCGCAGACGGTTGGAAGGAACCAATGTAAGAGTCTGCACCGTCGTGGCGTTCCCACTGGGCGCGATGCTGCGCGAGGCCAAGGCGGCAGAGGCTGCGGCCGCGGTGAATCTCGGGGCCGACGAGCTGGACATGGTGATGAACATCGGCTGGTTAAAGGCGGGCGCGGACGAGATGGTGGTTTCGGACATCCACCGGGTGCTGGACGCGGCTCAGAACCGCCCGGTGAAGGTCATCATCGAGACCGGCCTGCTGACCGAAGAAGAGAAGGCGCGGGCGACGAGGCTGGTGGTCGAGTCCGGCGCGTCGTTCGTGAAGACCTCCACGGGCTTCTCGACCGGCGGCGCCACGGTCGAGGACGTGTTATTGCTTGCCCGTACGGCGGCGGGCAGGATTGGAGTGAAGGCCGCGGGCGGCATCCGTGACTACGCCACCGCCCTGAAGATGATTGAGGCCGGGGCAACGCGCATCGGCACGAGCTCCGGCGTCGCGATAGTCAACGAAGAAAGGAATCAAGGGCTCAAGGAACCAGGGGCCAAGGGTGAGGCATCCGCCTGA
- a CDS encoding branched-chain amino acid transaminase, whose translation MGLEETKSKFVWINGKYVPWADANIHICSHVIHYGSGVFEGIRCYKTPKGPAIFRQKEHTDRLFNSAKIYRMDIPFTKEQTNQAMIDLVKKNELEECYIRPIVYRGYYELGVNPFTCPVDVALITWYWGKYLGPEALDSGVDVMVSSWNRMAPNTFPAMSKTCANYMNSQLIKMEAIKYGFVEGIALDVNGFLSEGSGENLFIVKDGVIHTPPLHATVLPGITRATVITLARELGYTVIETMMLREFLYIADEVFFTGSAAEVTPIRSVDKITIGAGKCGPITKHLQQEFFAIIDGKKPDKYNWLTFVR comes from the coding sequence ATGGGTCTTGAGGAAACGAAGTCGAAGTTCGTCTGGATAAACGGCAAGTACGTGCCGTGGGCGGACGCGAACATCCACATCTGCTCGCACGTGATTCACTACGGCTCGGGCGTGTTTGAGGGCATCCGTTGCTACAAGACCCCGAAGGGGCCGGCCATTTTCCGACAGAAGGAACACACCGACCGGCTGTTCAACTCGGCGAAGATCTACCGTATGGATATCCCGTTCACGAAGGAACAGACGAACCAGGCGATGATCGACCTCGTCAAGAAGAACGAGCTTGAGGAGTGCTACATCCGGCCGATCGTCTATCGCGGGTACTACGAACTGGGTGTCAATCCGTTCACCTGCCCGGTGGACGTCGCGCTGATTACCTGGTACTGGGGCAAGTACCTGGGGCCGGAAGCGCTGGACTCCGGGGTTGATGTGATGGTGTCGTCGTGGAACCGGATGGCGCCGAATACGTTCCCGGCGATGTCGAAGACCTGCGCCAACTACATGAATTCGCAGCTCATCAAGATGGAAGCCATCAAGTACGGGTTCGTCGAGGGCATCGCGCTCGACGTCAACGGCTTCCTTTCCGAGGGTTCGGGTGAGAACCTGTTCATCGTCAAGGACGGAGTCATCCACACGCCGCCGCTGCACGCGACCGTGCTGCCCGGGATCACCCGGGCCACGGTGATTACCCTCGCCCGCGAGCTCGGGTACACCGTTATCGAAACGATGATGCTGCGTGAGTTCCTCTACATTGCCGACGAAGTCTTCTTCACCGGCAGCGCCGCCGAGGTGACGCCGATCCGTTCGGTGGACAAGATCACCATCGGCGCGGGAAAGTGCGGGCCGATCACCAAGCACCTGCAGCAGGAATTCTTCGCCATCATCGACGGCAAGAAGCCGGACAAGTACAACTGGCTGACATTCGTCCGGTAA
- a CDS encoding SLBB domain-containing protein yields the protein MKTPLILVLFAFFTAATAAQSSSSAANGASSAGATGLSESQVLKLPGVESPIISDQYYLAPGDRLQVTVQGSVAYSYEALVTYEGKVDISIPVKDEKQEVIDVIPVSGLTLAQAQDTLTMVMCRLFKTARVKLTLIGLRSGIVFVTGEVRSPGAYDALPVERVSQIITRAGGIAPLGSRTHIKLIRGGVVYSIVDIERFEVSGDLNANPYVQSGDVIQIPTVEGLATVKGAVFGRGESRLRAPTIDAPDLTRERTSEGIYELTQGARVSDVITQAGGITPWADLTGSYIDRLVVGGSGARKRIPIDLRRIIFERDSADDIDMANFDVVVVPAFDTLVYVEGEVTKPGPFPYYAGLKADNYVGQAGGPTIYASLRSMYVLRSGRRVSGRINPVVEPGDVVMIPRVGLKWWQDYVPIIGAAASAATILATLKAFSII from the coding sequence GTGAAGACTCCCCTGATTCTGGTACTTTTTGCCTTCTTTACTGCGGCGACGGCCGCCCAAAGCTCGTCCTCAGCGGCCAACGGCGCGTCGTCCGCAGGCGCGACCGGGCTCAGCGAGTCGCAAGTCCTCAAGCTACCCGGGGTCGAAAGCCCGATCATCTCCGACCAGTACTATTTGGCGCCCGGCGACCGCCTTCAGGTCACGGTGCAGGGCAGCGTCGCCTATTCGTACGAGGCGCTGGTGACGTACGAAGGCAAAGTGGACATCAGCATCCCGGTCAAGGATGAGAAGCAAGAGGTGATTGACGTCATTCCGGTTTCCGGGCTCACGCTGGCCCAGGCCCAGGATACCCTCACGATGGTCATGTGCCGGCTCTTCAAGACCGCCAGAGTGAAGTTGACTCTGATCGGCCTGCGTTCCGGCATCGTATTCGTGACCGGCGAGGTCAGAAGCCCTGGCGCGTACGACGCTCTGCCGGTAGAGCGCGTCTCGCAGATCATCACCCGGGCCGGCGGCATCGCGCCGCTCGGCAGCCGGACTCACATCAAACTAATCCGGGGCGGCGTCGTCTACTCCATCGTCGACATCGAGCGGTTTGAGGTAAGTGGCGATCTGAACGCCAACCCGTATGTGCAATCGGGCGACGTCATCCAGATACCCACGGTTGAGGGACTGGCGACGGTGAAAGGAGCGGTATTTGGCCGGGGTGAGTCCCGCTTGCGCGCCCCCACGATCGATGCCCCGGATCTGACGAGAGAACGGACAAGTGAGGGCATCTACGAACTAACACAGGGCGCGCGAGTGTCCGACGTGATTACCCAGGCCGGCGGCATCACACCGTGGGCAGACCTCACCGGCAGCTACATCGATCGGCTGGTGGTCGGCGGCAGCGGCGCACGCAAGAGGATACCAATTGACCTCCGCCGCATCATATTTGAGAGAGACTCGGCTGACGATATCGACATGGCTAACTTCGACGTCGTCGTGGTACCGGCCTTCGATACGCTGGTCTACGTCGAGGGTGAAGTCACGAAACCGGGCCCGTTTCCATACTACGCGGGCCTGAAGGCCGATAACTACGTCGGTCAGGCCGGTGGCCCGACCATCTACGCCAGCTTAAGATCAATGTACGTGCTGCGTTCGGGCCGGCGCGTTTCCGGACGCATCAACCCGGTCGTGGAGCCGGGCGACGTGGTGATGATACCGCGCGTCGGGCTGAAGTGGTGGCAGGACTACGTGCCGATAATCGGCGCTGCTGCCTCCGCCGCCACTATCTTGGCGACGCTCAAGGCGTTTAGCATCATATAG